One stretch of Paenibacillus sp. AN1007 DNA includes these proteins:
- a CDS encoding aminotransferase class I/II-fold pyridoxal phosphate-dependent enzyme: MNPLAEQLNESIQAGSSHVYSMLSQLGKEIYFPKEGILSQSAEAASLAKTFNATIGIALEGGVPMHLPVIQEKLSAFQPKDLYPYAPPAGKPELRTVWRDKMLKETPSLEGKSFGNPIVTNALTHGLSIVADLFAEQGDAVIYPDKNWENYELTFGIRRHGQLVHYPLFDDQMNFNSSGLLQALLAQKDKGKAIVLLNFPNNPTGYTPGAAEADAIVDAIRQAAEAGVNVVAVTDDAYFGLFFEDSIHESLFGKLANIHPRVLTVKIDGATKEEFVWGFRVGFITYAHEDAAVLHALEQKTLGIIRATISSGPHPSQTFVLDALKAPEFEAQKLEKFEIMKGRANKVKAILDSGKYGDVWDYYPFNSGYFMCLKLKEVSAEELRSHLLHQYGVGTIALGESDLRIAFSCIEENGLEDLFDTIYRGVQDLQAT, from the coding sequence ATGAATCCACTGGCTGAACAGTTGAACGAAAGTATTCAGGCCGGCAGCAGTCACGTCTACTCCATGCTGTCACAACTCGGCAAAGAAATTTATTTCCCTAAAGAAGGTATTTTGAGTCAATCTGCGGAAGCTGCAAGCCTAGCCAAGACCTTCAATGCAACGATTGGTATTGCTCTGGAAGGCGGGGTACCGATGCATCTGCCTGTGATTCAGGAGAAGTTGTCTGCATTCCAGCCGAAGGATCTGTATCCTTACGCGCCTCCTGCGGGCAAACCTGAACTGCGGACCGTTTGGAGAGATAAAATGCTGAAGGAAACCCCTTCTCTGGAAGGCAAATCGTTCGGCAATCCGATTGTAACGAATGCATTGACTCATGGACTCAGTATCGTCGCCGATCTGTTCGCTGAACAAGGGGACGCTGTTATATATCCGGATAAAAACTGGGAGAATTACGAGCTGACTTTCGGAATTCGTCGACACGGCCAGTTGGTTCATTATCCATTGTTTGATGACCAAATGAACTTTAACAGCAGCGGCCTGCTTCAAGCACTGCTTGCGCAGAAGGATAAAGGCAAAGCCATCGTCCTGCTTAACTTCCCGAACAACCCGACGGGTTACACACCGGGTGCTGCAGAAGCAGATGCCATTGTAGATGCTATTCGCCAAGCCGCAGAAGCTGGTGTGAATGTCGTTGCCGTTACGGACGATGCATACTTTGGTCTGTTCTTCGAAGATTCCATTCACGAGTCTCTGTTCGGTAAACTGGCCAATATTCATCCGCGTGTATTAACGGTGAAGATTGACGGAGCGACCAAAGAGGAATTCGTATGGGGCTTCCGTGTTGGATTCATTACGTATGCACATGAAGATGCTGCCGTACTGCATGCCTTGGAGCAAAAAACACTCGGCATCATTCGTGCAACGATCTCCAGCGGCCCACATCCTTCACAGACATTTGTTCTGGATGCGCTGAAGGCACCGGAGTTCGAAGCACAGAAGCTGGAGAAATTCGAAATTATGAAAGGCCGCGCCAACAAAGTCAAAGCCATTCTCGACAGCGGCAAGTATGGAGATGTATGGGATTACTATCCGTTCAACTCCGGCTATTTCATGTGCTTGAAGCTGAAGGAAGTTAGTGCGGAAGAACTTCGCAGTCACCTGCTCCACCAATACGGCGTAGGTACGATTGCGCTGGGTGAATCCGATCTGCGGATTGCCTTCTCCTGTATTGAAGAAAACGGTCTGGAAGATCTGTTCGATACGATCTATCGCGGCGTGCAGGATCTGCAAGCGACTTAA
- a CDS encoding pyridoxamine 5'-phosphate oxidase family protein — translation MRRKEFSIEEEKEMIAFLDQCSFGFLGTVSPDGEPRVTPLNFVYMEGCFYFHGSLAGEKMKQIKQHSAVSFTVAEEYSLIPSFFSDPELACPATSFFKSVMASGLAEPVEDLELKGRVLQRFMEKLQPQGGYVSIDAQDSRYTGRLKAVAVVRIVPKRVSAKFKFGQNLTPERFDHISGQLHKRNEGRDQETVEMMQKYCPFHQQ, via the coding sequence ATGAGACGCAAAGAATTTTCAATAGAAGAAGAGAAGGAAATGATTGCATTTCTAGATCAGTGCTCCTTCGGATTTCTCGGAACAGTCAGCCCGGATGGGGAACCGAGAGTAACACCGCTGAATTTTGTGTATATGGAAGGCTGTTTTTACTTTCACGGCAGTTTGGCAGGAGAAAAAATGAAACAAATCAAGCAGCACTCGGCTGTCAGCTTTACCGTAGCGGAGGAATACTCGCTGATTCCTTCTTTTTTCAGCGACCCTGAACTGGCCTGTCCTGCAACCTCTTTTTTCAAAAGCGTCATGGCTTCCGGTCTGGCAGAGCCTGTAGAAGATCTCGAACTGAAAGGCAGGGTGCTGCAGCGATTTATGGAAAAACTCCAGCCGCAAGGCGGTTATGTATCCATTGATGCACAGGACTCCCGCTACACCGGGCGGCTCAAAGCCGTTGCTGTCGTGCGAATCGTCCCGAAGCGAGTCAGCGCCAAGTTTAAGTTTGGACAAAATTTAACCCCTGAACGATTCGACCATATCAGTGGTCAGCTTCACAAACGAAATGAAGGCCGGGATCAGGAAACCGTTGAAATGATGCAAAAATACTGCCCGTTCCACCAGCAGTAA
- a CDS encoding ABC transporter permease: protein MDLKLLWKQRRTGFWNGILPYLGYVIQSGVAMVFLFLVIAFSAWYTSFVQNIPAGFPIRWIVLLLLAPLVLLSSYRTYLLPADIVFLRPQEYRMQEYLKNSFVRGVIYKMLGLQLVFLTLWPLYVRADADAKPLGLSILFLLLWKILSSYGAWQELRMVQAGASKGYRVLRWALAVLAVAAWLWQPPLRSLVFLLLLAAVYIAALRVPVKHRVAWERLIQVEQTQAGRVMRTLGWFVDVPSSGQKVSSRRWLSKWGNALPWNAGQAYRYLMTKTFIRTEVFTIVMRLIILGMLLSWWTAGSYFGIGVYLFFLLLTGVQLGVLRRSHSDSFWIMIYPISAESRRTQVLGFIFQLHAITALLMWLPMLAAGMEGLGISGIALGLGILVIALMRRSQGSKWIKEEEEDE from the coding sequence ATGGATCTGAAGCTTTTATGGAAGCAGCGTCGGACAGGTTTCTGGAATGGAATTCTTCCTTATCTGGGCTATGTCATCCAGAGCGGTGTAGCAATGGTCTTTTTATTTCTGGTGATTGCTTTCTCTGCCTGGTATACATCGTTTGTACAGAATATTCCTGCGGGATTTCCAATACGCTGGATTGTTTTGCTGCTGCTGGCTCCGCTTGTACTGCTCAGCAGTTACCGTACATATCTGCTTCCGGCAGATATTGTCTTCCTGCGGCCGCAGGAGTACCGGATGCAGGAATATTTGAAGAACAGTTTTGTTCGTGGCGTTATTTATAAGATGCTGGGGCTGCAGCTTGTGTTTCTTACGTTATGGCCGCTCTATGTAAGAGCAGATGCAGACGCCAAACCGCTGGGCTTGTCCATTCTGTTTCTGCTGTTATGGAAAATCCTGTCCAGTTATGGAGCATGGCAGGAACTGAGAATGGTTCAAGCTGGAGCATCCAAAGGATACCGGGTGCTTCGCTGGGCGCTGGCTGTGCTTGCTGTGGCAGCCTGGCTGTGGCAGCCTCCGCTCCGTAGTCTCGTATTCCTTTTGCTTCTTGCCGCTGTTTATATTGCTGCGCTGCGTGTACCCGTTAAACATCGGGTTGCCTGGGAGCGTCTGATTCAGGTGGAGCAGACGCAGGCGGGCAGAGTGATGCGAACTTTAGGCTGGTTTGTAGACGTGCCATCGTCTGGACAGAAGGTGAGCTCCCGCCGCTGGCTCAGCAAATGGGGGAATGCTCTTCCATGGAATGCGGGGCAGGCATACCGATATCTTATGACCAAAACATTCATTCGTACGGAAGTATTCACTATTGTCATGCGCCTGATCATTCTTGGTATGCTGTTATCCTGGTGGACCGCAGGCAGTTACTTTGGAATCGGAGTATATCTGTTCTTCCTGCTGCTTACAGGCGTTCAGCTCGGGGTGCTGCGGCGAAGTCATAGTGATTCCTTCTGGATCATGATCTACCCCATTTCAGCTGAGAGCCGACGGACACAGGTGCTCGGTTTCATTTTCCAGCTGCACGCCATAACCGCACTGCTCATGTGGCTGCCGATGCTTGCTGCAGGGATGGAGGGACTTGGCATATCAGGCATTGCGCTTGGACTCGGTATACTTGTCATCGCGCTGATGCGTCGTTCACAGGGAAGTAAATGGATTAAAGAAGAGGAAGAAGATGAATAA
- a CDS encoding PLP-dependent aminotransferase family protein has protein sequence MELWLPLESYELQYRYKYQALYHALRDAIHAGTLEAGTRLPSTRALAKQYDMSRGSAAQVYDMLLADGYVHAYLGKGTYVTESMSAHHNDQIEAELHLSAWGERLCTLTAEHKRSCEEVQLTHESVINFRMQRLLTEHFPAAEWKSALAAVHRSGWQEQGGAAGDPELREAIASHLRRTRGIQADAAQIVLFSGSIQGITLLSQLLITEGSPVVLENPGYQGIVHAVRACGGEVIPAEVDAGGIIPQNWQAQALFVTPTRQFPTGAVLGLERRRALLAWASKQNAVIVEDDYDSEFRWGGRPIEPLKVLDREQRVIYIGSFSQTMPASFRLGYAVLPRSLVEPLLAAKALYEPVSPALLEQRALARFMTRGGYMRHLRRLTRLYGERHDFFVKEMERWLPQAFTMHPGDAGLTIYAVWNGDRESYVRFTERVHEQRVLIRDAAKYRLTPGDSAVCFGFAHLDKEEIREGIQRMRTAWEKCIFSFR, from the coding sequence ATGGAATTGTGGCTGCCCCTTGAGTCATATGAGCTTCAATATCGCTACAAATATCAGGCCTTATATCACGCACTGCGTGATGCAATTCACGCGGGGACACTGGAGGCAGGAACAAGGCTGCCATCTACCCGTGCCTTGGCCAAACAGTATGATATGTCGCGTGGTTCAGCTGCCCAGGTCTACGATATGCTGCTTGCGGATGGGTATGTACATGCCTACCTCGGAAAAGGAACTTATGTTACAGAATCCATGTCCGCACATCATAACGATCAAATCGAAGCCGAGCTGCACTTATCTGCCTGGGGCGAACGACTGTGTACATTAACGGCAGAACATAAACGTTCTTGTGAAGAGGTTCAATTGACGCATGAATCGGTTATCAATTTTCGGATGCAGCGCCTTCTGACAGAACATTTTCCTGCCGCCGAATGGAAAAGTGCGCTTGCCGCAGTCCACCGCAGCGGATGGCAGGAACAGGGCGGGGCCGCTGGTGATCCAGAGCTGCGGGAAGCAATCGCCTCGCATCTTCGCCGGACACGCGGTATTCAGGCAGATGCTGCCCAAATTGTGCTCTTCAGCGGATCGATACAAGGCATCACCCTGCTGTCCCAACTGCTCATTACCGAGGGAAGCCCGGTTGTTCTGGAGAATCCGGGTTATCAGGGAATCGTGCATGCCGTCAGAGCCTGCGGCGGTGAGGTGATACCAGCGGAAGTGGATGCCGGGGGCATTATTCCGCAGAATTGGCAGGCACAGGCGTTATTTGTCACCCCCACTCGTCAGTTTCCGACGGGAGCGGTGCTTGGGCTGGAACGAAGACGAGCGCTGCTGGCCTGGGCTTCAAAACAAAATGCCGTTATTGTTGAAGATGATTACGATAGTGAGTTTCGCTGGGGCGGTCGGCCAATTGAGCCATTGAAAGTGCTTGACCGGGAGCAGCGTGTCATCTACATCGGTTCTTTCTCCCAGACGATGCCGGCCTCGTTCCGGCTGGGTTATGCGGTACTGCCGCGCAGTCTGGTAGAACCGCTGCTTGCTGCCAAGGCTTTGTATGAACCGGTGTCACCTGCGCTGCTGGAACAGCGTGCACTGGCCAGGTTTATGACGAGAGGGGGGTATATGCGTCATCTGCGCAGGTTAACCCGGCTGTATGGGGAACGGCATGATTTCTTTGTGAAGGAGATGGAGCGATGGCTGCCGCAGGCGTTCACCATGCATCCAGGGGATGCCGGGCTGACCATCTACGCAGTCTGGAACGGGGATCGGGAGAGTTATGTACGATTTACTGAACGGGTTCACGAACAGCGGGTATTGATCCGGGATGCAGCAAAGTACCGATTGACACCAGGGGATTCTGCCGTCTGTTTCGGGTTTGCTCACCTGGATAAAGAGGAGATCCGAGAAGGTATCCAGCGGATGCGAACGGCATGGGAGAAGTGTATATTTTCGTTTCGGTGA
- a CDS encoding YjcZ family sporulation protein: protein MSQVEDTRGGYGYGCGGFGGFTNTGAILVLFILLVIITKSFLY, encoded by the coding sequence ATGTCCCAAGTTGAAGATACAAGAGGCGGATACGGATACGGATGCGGCGGCTTTGGAGGATTCACTAACACAGGTGCCATTCTGGTACTGTTCATCCTGCTGGTCATCATCACAAAATCATTCCTGTACTAA